GCAAAGAAAAAAAGGCTTTTTATGGGTGTAAATTTACCCCGTTGGGGTTTGAAACAAGCCTTTTCTAAAGAACCAAGACCGCGAGAAATTTTGTGTAAATTTACCCCGTTGGGGTTTGAAACAGCGTATAATGCAAAGAAAAAAAGGCTTTTTATGGGTGTAAATTTACCCCGTTGGGGTTTGAAACTCTTGCCATAAGCCCAGCCTTTGCTTTTTTGCTTTGGTGTAAATTTACCCCGTTGAGGTTTGAAACAAAAGCAATGGTAAAAGCCTTTGAAATTTGCCGCGTGTAAATTTACCCCGTTGGGGTTTGAAACAATTTGCGTTGAAGTAGTCCATCAATGGCGCAAATAGTGTAAATTTACCCCGTTGGGGTTTGAAACCGAATAAATTTGACAAGATTTATTTTATCGGCAAGGTGCAAATTAGCAAACTATACTCTTCATCCGCCCAAAACCCAAAATCAAAGCCGCCGTTTAAGACAACTCATGCGGCTTGCGAAGCCAAGAAATAGTAGCTTAAGCGCGCTTAGGGTAAAATTCGCCCAAATTTTGCAAAGGAAAAACGATGGATTTAGAGAAAATTTACAAGGACGCGGGCGCGTATTTGCAGGGGCATTTTTTGCTTAGCAGCGGCAACCACTCGCAGTTTTATTTACAAAGCGCAAAAGTTCTTGAGGATCCGCAGTTAGCAGGCGCTCTAGCAGACGAGTTAGCTGCTGTCATCGAAAAATCGGGCGTAGAGTTTGACAGCGTCTGTTCGCCCGCTCTAGGCGGTATATTGGCGGGTTACGAGTTAGCTCGCGCGGCGAAAAAACGCTTTATTTTTACCGAGCGAGTCGAGCGCGTGATGAGCCTGCGACGCGGTTTTGAGGTGAAAAAGGGCGAGAAATTTATCGTCTGCGAGGACATCATCACCACGGGCGGCTCGGCGATGGAGGCTGCGCGCGTGATCGAGAGCCTAGGCGGCGAGGTCGTGGCGTTTGCCGCGCTTGCTAATCGCGGCTTTTGCAAGGTCGCAAATTTAGTGGGCAGCGTCGCCAAAGATAGCGCCAAACTGCCCGCCGACAAGCCGTTTTTCGCGCTGGGCAACTTTGAGTTTGAGATTTACGAGCCTACAAAATGCCCTCTTTGCGCCGACGGAAGCAAGGCGATAAAACCGGGTAGCAGAGGCAACTAAATTTGCCAAATTTCGCGGCTCTATTTTATTTAGTTGCGCAAATTTAGACGGATTTTGCGGATATCAATGAACGCAAACCGATCGCAAATCAAATTCGACTCGGCCAAGTTACGTTTTGCGATATTTTTAAGCGATAAATTTGACGATAAACGAAACCCGCCGTTGCGTTTTTTTGCAAGTCGCGATCGGAGCGAAATTAAATTTGCGTCGCCGTCTTGTTTTTTTGGTGACGACCGTCAAATTTGGATTTGAGCAAATTTACGTCCGCAAAAACGGCGCATAGCTTCTTGGCACAAGATAAATGCCGAGTTTTGCTTACGGCTTGATAAACGATGCGGGGCGGACGATAAATCAAGCGCAAGCAGGCCTAGCAAAAACATGCTGGGCGGAAATCACCGATTGTCTTAAACGGCTGCGTAGGCAAAAAACAAACAAAAGGCGGCGGAACCCATAAAGATTGCACCGCGCCAAGATATGCAAATTTGGCGGCAAAAGCCTAGTTTATGAGCGAAGCAAGGTCGGCTGATAAGGCGGTGCAAGCGGCGGGCGCGCGGAAACGAGCCATAAATTTACTGAACGGAAACGAGAGCTCGTAAAAGTAGGCCGTAAATCGCCACAACAAAGTAGTGGCGTATAAATTTGGGCGCAGGCGAGCGAATTTGACGCTCGAAATCCAAAACTAGCGCCCAAAATAAAGCGAAAAAAGGAGTAAATTTGGCTAAACAAAAAGCGCGACTAGCCGGCATCGGCGCGCGAGCAAAGGCCTTTATAATCGATCTTTTTTTGATCGGCATGCCGATATATTACCTTACGACTTATGTTTTTTTGGGCGGCAAGGACGAATTTTCGCGCAACCAAGCCGCGATATTTGCGGCAAATCTCGCAGTCGGCCTTATCTGCTGCACCTTTTTTGCGATCAAGGCCCAGACTCCGGGCTACCGCTCGCAAAACATCTATCTCATCGATCTGCGCAGCGGCCGCAAGCTTAGTTTTGCGCGCGTTTTGCTCCGCTACGCCTGCTTTTTGATCGCAGGAGTTAGCATCGTAGGGCTTTGCCTCTGTTTTTTTCGCAAGGACGCGCTAAATTTACACGATCTACTCACGCACTCAGCCGCCGTTTGCAAAAAAGCAGACTAAAATTAGTCCGTTTTTATTAGCCCAAATTTGACGCTAGGTTTACGCCAGGCATTTTTGCGGCGCGGGTTTTGCATGCTCCTAGCTAAAATTTAATCCGCTCGCCGCCCCGCTAAATTTAAATCTTTAAACCAAATTTCGTTACAATCGCCCCCGATAAGGAAAAATATGCAAAAAATAATGGGATTTACGAGAACGCGGGAAAATGCGGAGAAAAAAGGCGCGCTGATACCTAGCGACTTCACGCACGCAGCCGTCATCGGAGAGACGGGCAGCGGCAAGACGACGGCGATGATATATCCGAATTTGCTTGACCGCATGCAAAAAGACTACGCGGTATTTGCCGTGGATTATAAAGGCGGCGAGAGCGCCAAAATCAAGGCTCTAGCGCGCAGAGCGGGGCGTCTAAAAGACGTCGTGAGCGTAGGAGCGAGGCTGGACGCGCCGATAAATCTCATCGCCTCGATGAAGCCGCGAGACTTTAAAAACTGCGTGAAAAAGCCGATGGAGTCGAGGGAAAAATTTTGGGAAGAGTTTGGCTCGAGCATCGCGACGGAGTTTTTTAAGGTGCTAAAAGCGCTTAAAATTTTTGCTAAAAAAATCACGCCGCTAAAGGACTGCTACACGGACGCCTTTTACGCCGACGTGCGCACGCTCGCGCGGGATTTTACCTTCGACGTCGCAACGATACTGCGCCTCTCGCAAGACCTAGAAAAGATGCTCGAGTTTAAAGACGCGCTGAGCCTCATCTGCGACAATCTCGACTCCTCGACGCTAAATTTTACCCGCGAGACGATAATGATAAACCGCGCGTTTTTGGCCACCGCGGACGAGTTTTTGGACGCGACGAGCCGCTACAAGGACATCGGAGACGAGCGCACGAGAGACGATTTTCGCAACTACTCGATGATGATGTCGCCGTTTCTTGGCCTCATGAACGACGACTCGCTAAACGGTGACGGAGACGGCGCTGCGGGCGACGCGAGTATCGCAGGGCTGCTAAATAGCGGCAAGATCGTGATATTTAACGCCGCTAGCTGCGACAAAAGCGCGCTGAGCTTCCTGCTAAACAGCTTTCTGCCAGAGCTGTTAAAGCGCGTAACGATGAAGCAAAAAAGGCCTATTAGCTTATTTCTCGACGAGTCGGCGAAGCTGCTAAGCGAGAACACCGAGCTAAACGAAGAGATCCTGCGCGAGTGCGAGGTGGAGCTGGTGCTGGCGTTTCAAAACGAGTTTTTACTCAAGCGCGCGATCGGCGGCACGGCGTACGAGGCGCTGATGGGCAACCTCACCAACCGCTACTTCATGCGCAACAAAGACGTCGTGAGGCTGGGCGGCAGCGAGGTGGACTGCTCTACGCTGGAGAAATTCGAGTGCGTGCTAGAGGGCGACAAGATTGCGCTAGAGCCTATTTTCATCGACGAGGCGGAGTGCTTGCAAGCGCAACTAGAGTTTGAGCGAGAGAACCGCCTGCACGAGCGACTGCTAGGCAAAATCTACGAAAACCGCGTGATAGAGTTTGACGAGGAGATCGTGGACGACGGCAAAATCTGGGTGCGCGACGTGGATACGGGCGAGCGCGAATGCGTGTTTTTCAGCGACGAGGTGCTAAATATCGACCCGCAAGATATCTATAAACGCCCGCCAAATACCGGCGGCTACAACATCTCGCTTGACGACGGCACGGACGATGCGCAGATAAGCTTTAGGTAAATTTGGCTGCGACTAAGCGGGAGTGCAGGTTAAATTTGACCGAACGAGCAAGCAAATTTGAATGCAAATTTAGGTCAAATTTGAAGGTAGGCATAAATTTAAACGGCAGCGTAACTTGACGATTTTAACCGCTTGCCGTTTGCATAAAATTAGGCTGGATAAATTTAAAATTTGACTTTAGGCGAAGGATATGAACGAAAGTCCGGGCAAAGAAAACAAAGAGCCGGAGCTACTTTACAGACTAGATAGGCGAAATCCGCTCATGGTGATGATCGACTTTATCTCGTACAGCTTTTTCCTACTCGTGCCCGCCTTGCCTACTGCGATATATTATAGAGGCTGGATGCAGATGCTGGGTATCTTGGGTTCTTTGTTTTTGGGTAGGCTTTTGTACAAGCTCATATTTTTTAACTACATTGAAATTTACAGAGACAGGACCATTATAAACAGATATATTTTCGGCGATACGGTTATAAAAAGCGAGGATTTAGCGCATTGTCGTACTTATTCCATGTTTCCGTTTTTTCCGGCACAAGTATGGATAGCAAAAAAGAGAAAATATTTTTTATATAGAGTTTATGCGGTGGAAAGCTTAACATTTGATCAAGCTTGTGATATACAAAGAAAGATATTTTGGATGATACCTCCAGACAAAATTAATAAATAAAGGATAAAGATGCAAACAACTATATGGATAGACGTTCAAAAATATGACCTTTGATAAAAATATTACATCAGACAAAAAGGCTCTTACTGGTAGTCAAATTTAACAAAACCGCCCGTAAATTTAGCCAAATTTTGAAAGCGAGTTTTGCGGCTGGATTTGAGCCAAACTTCGGCGCGTTATCCATCATCAAATTTGACTGTAAATTTGGGTTAAATTTCAAAGCAGGCGAAATTTAAACAGCAGCGCAACTTGACGATTTTGACCGCTTGACGTTTGCGTCAAACCTGACGCGCTGCGGCGTAAAATTTAAATCCGCTCCCAAATTTCATAGAAGAAATTGAGAGAAATTTTTATGATATTTTTATCTGAAGTAGAAAAATAGCGGAATTTACTAAAATTTAGAAAAACGATCAAACTTGCGTTTTTGCCGCTATTAAGACGCCGTTTTCTTTAAAAAAAGATAGGCGATTAGCCTTGATGCGTTTGTAGTTTTTCAAGTCGCGGCTACGAGCTTAGCGGGGTTGAGCTTAGATGCGGCGCTAGGACTACGCATGAAAACTTATATCAAAATCTTTAAAATTAATAAGAAAAATCCGCTTAAGTTTGGTTAAATCTTATTTTAAAAACTGCGGCTCGGTTTGCTAATCTGCACTTGCAAAATTTAAAAAATCGCTCAGGAAAAATGGCGGAAAAGCTCCGCCAAAAAGTAAAATTATTCGGCTTTAAATCCGCCGCCAAACGCCTTATAGACATCCACGACTGAGTCGATGAGGCTCAAATTCGCCGCGATAACTTGCAGTCTAACCGAAAGCAGGTTGCGCTGCGCGTCGAGTAGCTCCAGATGCCCGGTGTAGCCCTCCTCGAACTGATCCTTGGCTAGCTGATAGATTTTTTCTTGCGAGAGCAGGAGCTCTTTGACCTGATTTAGCGTTAGTTTGGCGTTTTTGCGATTATTTAGCGCGTCTCTAACCTCGCCAAGAGCCTTTTTGATCGCAGCTTCATAGGCTACGGCCGCGATTTGCTCGTTGGTTTCGGCGATGCGGACATTGTTTTTGGTTCTACCGTAGTCGAAAATTTTCTGCACCAAAGTGCCGCCTATGCTCCACGTGTTGGCGTTGCCGACAAATATATTTTCAAAATCCACGCTAGAAAATCCAAAAAGCCCTGTTAGCGAGATGGATGGCAGATAGTCGGCTTTTGCGACGCCGATTAGCGCGTTAGTGGCGTTTAGATCGGCGTAGGCTTTAGCTACGTCGCTCCTGCGCAGTAGTATGTCCGCGCTCACGCCTGCACTCACTTCGGGCTCTTTAGGTAGCATTTTAGCGCTTTGCACGGCGCCGCTTAGGATCTCGTCGTTTGATTTACCCGTTAGTATCGCTACTGACGTTAGAGCCTGAGATAGCGAGGTTTGCACTTCTAATAGGCTTACTTTGGCGCTTTCGACGGCGGCTTTGCTTTGCAGATAGGTCGTCTCGTTTATACCGCCTAGATCAAGCTGCGTTTTGCGAAGCGCCAACGTCTCCTCATAGGTTTTTAGCGTGTCTTTTAACACGGCTTCGCGCATATTTAGAGCCACGAGCGCGAAGTAGCTTTTAGCCACGCTAGAGCTTATGCTAAGACGCGCGGTGGCATAGTCGAGCTTGGTCGCATTTAGGCTGGCTTTAGCCGACTCGATGCTGTTTCTCACCTTGCCCCACAGGTCTATCTCGTAGCTAAGGCCTAAATTTACCTCAGAGTTTCGGTAGCGCGTTTGAGGCTGTTTGGTGTAGGTTTCGCCGCTACTTTTTGCTTTTGTGTAGCCGACGTTTAAATTTATGCTAGGAAAAAGATCGGCCTCAGAGACGCCTAGGCTTGCAGCCGCTTTTTGTAAATTTAAATAAGCCGTGCGAAGGTCGGTATTTTTCTCTAGCGCGCTAGCTACGAGAGCGTTTAGGTTTTCGTCGCCAAACTCCTTCCACCACTCGTCTTTGATGTCGCTAGTTTCAAATTTATACGTAGATTCAAATTTCGTATCGACCTCGGGTATCTCGGGTCGAAACGAGCAGCCTGCTAAAAATAGCGCCGCGGCTAAAGTTAAAATTTTATACATTTTTGATCTCCTGTGCTCGGCTTGGTTTTTTATCCCAGACTTTGTTGTTTAGCTTTTCTAGCAGATAGTAAAACATCGGTATGAAAAATATCGCTATCGTAGTGGCAGCTATCATACCGCCGACCACGCCCGTGCCTAGAGAGTGGCGAGACGCAGCGCCGGCACCCGTGCTGATAACCATCGGAAAAACGCCCAGGGTAAACGCGAGCGAGGTCATGACGATCGGGCGGAAGCGAAGCCTTGCAGCATTAACGGCCGCGTCAAATACGCTCTTGCCCGCTAGTCTTTCTTGCATCGCAAATTCTACGATAAGGATCGCGTTTTTAGCCGATAGACCGATGAGAAGCAGTAGTCCGATCTGGAAATAAATGTCGTTTGTTAGCCCTCTAGCCCAAACGGCGACTAGCGAGCCAAAAACCGCAAACGGAACGGCCGTGATAACGGCTAGCGGGATGAGCCAGCGCTCATACTGCGCCGCTAGGATCAAAAATACGAAAATCATACCGAATATAAACGCCGTAGAGCCCGTACCTTGCGAGCTAACCTCCTGATACGCCGTACCCGCCCAGCTGATGGAGTACTCCTCCGTGCTTAGCGTCTGCTCGACCACCTCTTGTATCGCTTTTATCGCGTCTCCCGATGTGTAGCCCGGTTTTGGGTCGCCTTGGATCTTGGCCGCTGGGAAAAGGTTAAATCTATCCACGATATCGGGACCCAAAATTCTAGTTAGAGTTGCGACCGAGTTTAGCGGTATCATCTCACCGCCGCTTGAGCGGACGTAAATTTTACGCAAGTCTTCGGGGTTGTTTCTAAAGCCCTCTTCGCCTCTAGCGTAGACGCGGTAGGATTTACCGAAAAGGTTGAAGTCATTGACGTAATACGAACCGAAGGTTGAGCCTATCGCGCTAAAAATTTCGCTCTCGCTCACGCCGAACATCTGGGCTTTTTGCCTATCGACGTCGATTTTAAACTGGCGGTAATTAGTCTCTAGCGTCGAGCGCACGCTGGTTAGATCCGGGCGCGCATTTGCCGCGGCCACTACTTTTTTCACGTCGGCTTCGATCTGGGCGTAGCTTTTGCCGCTTTTATTTTGTAGATACATCTCAAAGCCGCCCGTCATCGAAAGACCCATGATAGGCGGGACGTTTACGACAAAGCTCATCGACTCCTTCGAGCCCCAAAGCATACCGTTAAAGGGGCCGGTTAGCGCGTCTGCTTGACTATCCGGCGTTTTTCTCTGGCTCCAGTCTTTTAGCTTGACGAAGCTGATGGCCGAGTTTTCTCTAAGCGCGCCCGCGATCATATCGTATCCGGCAAACCCCATCGTAAATTCGACGTTTGGATTGCTTAGAATCATGTTGCTGATAGTTTTTACCTCTTCTTTGGTTTTTAGCATATTGCTTGACGGCGGTAACGAAGTGATAACCATTAACGCGCCCTTATCTTCGGACGGTACGAGGCCGCTAGGAACTTTTTTAAACAGCTCGTAAGTCGCAAAACCCATGACGCCTATCAAAATAAGGCTGATTATCACGTGACGAAGCACTTTTGCAACGCCCGCGGTAAAAATTTTCGTACTCCAGTCGAAAAAGTCGTTAAATTTTTGCACGAACCAAAACGGCTTACTCTCTTGTTTTTTTATCATAACGCCGCAAAGTGCCGGAGTAAGCGTAAGTGCGACAAAGCCCGAAATACAAACCGAAGTAACCAGAGTGAGCGCAAACTGGCGCTGGATCACGCCGACAAAACCCTCCATAAAAGAAACCGGAACAAAAACGGCGGATAAAACCAGCACGATCGAGATGACGGGGGTTTGTACCTCCTCCATCGCCTTATATGTCGCTTCTTTGACGGTGATGTCTTTTTCCTCGTGTAAAATTCTCTCCACGTTTTCGATAACGATGATGGCGTCGTCCACGACGATACCGATAGCAAGGATAAGCGCAAAAAGAGTGATTAAATTTATACTAAATCCCATCGCGTACAGTCCGCCAAAGGTGCCGATGATGGACACGGGAACGGCTAGCATCGGGATGACGGTAGCGCGGAAGCTCTTTAAAAACATATACATAACGATGAGAACTAAGATCATCGCCTCGATAAAGGTTTTTACGACCTCATGGATAGAGACTTCGATAAATTCGGTCGGATTATACGCGATCGTGTGCGTAAATCCCTCGGGAAAATTTTTACTTAGCTCGTCTAGCTTTGCGTTTACTGCTTGTGCCGTGGCTAGGGCGTTAGCGTCGTTTTGCATAAAGATTAGAAGCGGTATAGAGTCTTTACCGTTTAGCATCGCGTCGTTGGCGTAGTTAGCCGCTCCTAACTCCACTGTCGCTACGTCTTTTAGCTTTAGCGTCGCGCCGTCCGCGCTTTTGATGATTATATCGCCAAACTGTGCGGCATTTTTGAGTCGTCCGCCCGTGCGAACGGAATAAACGTAAGGATTATCGCCGTCTGACGGCTGCTCGCCTATCTTACCGGCGGCGTATTGGCTATTTTGGATTTTTACTTGGGCGATTACGTCGCTAGGAGTTAGCTTGTAGTAAGCGAGCAAATCGGGCTTTAGCCAAATTCGTATCGAGTACTCTTTGGTACCGATTAGCACGGTATCGCCTACGCCGTTAACCCTTTTGATCTCGTCTGCTATGTTTAAATTTACGTAGTTATACATCTCGATGGAGTTCATTTTCGGACTAGTAAAGCCTATAGCCTCTAGGATCGAACTGCTACGTTCGCGCACGGTTACGCCCATGTTTTGCACCTCTTGAGGTAGCCTTGAGAGCGCGGCTTGGACGCGGTTGTTTACGTCGATCGTGGCTTGTTTGGCTGAGGTGCCGATTTTAAAATAAACATTGATGCTTAGCGAGCCGCTCGAGCTTGAAGTGCT
This genomic stretch from uncultured Campylobacter sp. harbors:
- a CDS encoding RDD family protein, which translates into the protein MAKQKARLAGIGARAKAFIIDLFLIGMPIYYLTTYVFLGGKDEFSRNQAAIFAANLAVGLICCTFFAIKAQTPGYRSQNIYLIDLRSGRKLSFARVLLRYACFLIAGVSIVGLCLCFFRKDALNLHDLLTHSAAVCKKAD
- a CDS encoding multidrug efflux RND transporter permease subunit — protein: MFSKFFIDRPIFATVVSIIIVIAGAMAIKGLPIEEYPKLTPPQISVSATYTGADAQTIADSVASAIEDQINGVENMLYMQSTSSSSGSLSINVYFKIGTSAKQATIDVNNRVQAALSRLPQEVQNMGVTVRERSSSILEAIGFTSPKMNSIEMYNYVNLNIADEIKRVNGVGDTVLIGTKEYSIRIWLKPDLLAYYKLTPSDVIAQVKIQNSQYAAGKIGEQPSDGDNPYVYSVRTGGRLKNAAQFGDIIIKSADGATLKLKDVATVELGAANYANDAMLNGKDSIPLLIFMQNDANALATAQAVNAKLDELSKNFPEGFTHTIAYNPTEFIEVSIHEVVKTFIEAMILVLIVMYMFLKSFRATVIPMLAVPVSIIGTFGGLYAMGFSINLITLFALILAIGIVVDDAIIVIENVERILHEEKDITVKEATYKAMEEVQTPVISIVLVLSAVFVPVSFMEGFVGVIQRQFALTLVTSVCISGFVALTLTPALCGVMIKKQESKPFWFVQKFNDFFDWSTKIFTAGVAKVLRHVIISLILIGVMGFATYELFKKVPSGLVPSEDKGALMVITSLPPSSNMLKTKEEVKTISNMILSNPNVEFTMGFAGYDMIAGALRENSAISFVKLKDWSQRKTPDSQADALTGPFNGMLWGSKESMSFVVNVPPIMGLSMTGGFEMYLQNKSGKSYAQIEADVKKVVAAANARPDLTSVRSTLETNYRQFKIDVDRQKAQMFGVSESEIFSAIGSTFGSYYVNDFNLFGKSYRVYARGEEGFRNNPEDLRKIYVRSSGGEMIPLNSVATLTRILGPDIVDRFNLFPAAKIQGDPKPGYTSGDAIKAIQEVVEQTLSTEEYSISWAGTAYQEVSSQGTGSTAFIFGMIFVFLILAAQYERWLIPLAVITAVPFAVFGSLVAVWARGLTNDIYFQIGLLLLIGLSAKNAILIVEFAMQERLAGKSVFDAAVNAARLRFRPIVMTSLAFTLGVFPMVISTGAGAASRHSLGTGVVGGMIAATTIAIFFIPMFYYLLEKLNNKVWDKKPSRAQEIKNV
- the pyrE gene encoding orotate phosphoribosyltransferase, whose amino-acid sequence is MDLEKIYKDAGAYLQGHFLLSSGNHSQFYLQSAKVLEDPQLAGALADELAAVIEKSGVEFDSVCSPALGGILAGYELARAAKKRFIFTERVERVMSLRRGFEVKKGEKFIVCEDIITTGGSAMEAARVIESLGGEVVAFAALANRGFCKVANLVGSVAKDSAKLPADKPFFALGNFEFEIYEPTKCPLCADGSKAIKPGSRGN
- a CDS encoding efflux transporter outer membrane subunit, whose protein sequence is MYKILTLAAALFLAGCSFRPEIPEVDTKFESTYKFETSDIKDEWWKEFGDENLNALVASALEKNTDLRTAYLNLQKAAASLGVSEADLFPSINLNVGYTKAKSSGETYTKQPQTRYRNSEVNLGLSYEIDLWGKVRNSIESAKASLNATKLDYATARLSISSSVAKSYFALVALNMREAVLKDTLKTYEETLALRKTQLDLGGINETTYLQSKAAVESAKVSLLEVQTSLSQALTSVAILTGKSNDEILSGAVQSAKMLPKEPEVSAGVSADILLRRSDVAKAYADLNATNALIGVAKADYLPSISLTGLFGFSSVDFENIFVGNANTWSIGGTLVQKIFDYGRTKNNVRIAETNEQIAAVAYEAAIKKALGEVRDALNNRKNAKLTLNQVKELLLSQEKIYQLAKDQFEEGYTGHLELLDAQRNLLSVRLQVIAANLSLIDSVVDVYKAFGGGFKAE
- a CDS encoding type IV secretory system conjugative DNA transfer family protein → MQKIMGFTRTRENAEKKGALIPSDFTHAAVIGETGSGKTTAMIYPNLLDRMQKDYAVFAVDYKGGESAKIKALARRAGRLKDVVSVGARLDAPINLIASMKPRDFKNCVKKPMESREKFWEEFGSSIATEFFKVLKALKIFAKKITPLKDCYTDAFYADVRTLARDFTFDVATILRLSQDLEKMLEFKDALSLICDNLDSSTLNFTRETIMINRAFLATADEFLDATSRYKDIGDERTRDDFRNYSMMMSPFLGLMNDDSLNGDGDGAAGDASIAGLLNSGKIVIFNAASCDKSALSFLLNSFLPELLKRVTMKQKRPISLFLDESAKLLSENTELNEEILRECEVELVLAFQNEFLLKRAIGGTAYEALMGNLTNRYFMRNKDVVRLGGSEVDCSTLEKFECVLEGDKIALEPIFIDEAECLQAQLEFERENRLHERLLGKIYENRVIEFDEEIVDDGKIWVRDVDTGERECVFFSDEVLNIDPQDIYKRPPNTGGYNISLDDGTDDAQISFR